Below is a genomic region from Argopecten irradians isolate NY chromosome 14, Ai_NY, whole genome shotgun sequence.
ttttgtccaaaacaaacataactaccattcttaatatctaccgtaccgttgacaagacgtcaaattcacaatttgtggacttgccgtataaattcccttcagaaagaccttcacatgtattatgtaaaaaaaaattaatgccttgatgagaatttgatattttatgtggttcagttttattgcctagtaggtaagcgatatccaacaagtacaataaaaatgcaaacaaacgttttataatggtttgcataatcattactttgctccattagcagtaataggcaccaattgtagctctaaagacaacaccattttctgtcaaaaagtcttttgagctacaatattgcagctaaccGTCATATAATTcaccttggttagtttatatagtagaagtgacaagtaattgtaaatatttctatcCTATCAAACCGAAAATGTATAATTCATCTTAATTTCACTTTTGAAATGAAAAGCAGAAATGTAACCCTATGCAAAATTACTTCTATGGACTTGGCCATAACTCTTATTACAGGGGTTTCGAGATCTCTAATCAACATGGGtaaggtacatgtacacattatcgttgattagtcccaccatccggtgATCATGAAGTCATCATTTGGCGTgattttatgacgtcataaacaccGGAAGATGGGTCTAATCAactgtaaattgtactttacccaaaACGTCATTTTTTGGATCTCAAAACCCCTATATTAAAGTGACACATAGAAATATCCTTGTTTAAATTCTAGTCTCTGAATGTTGCTTGAATTTTTCTATTAACAAGAAAGGTAATTAATATGCTAGCCTACCGCCTCGATCTTCAGAATAATTCTTACAAAGCATGTATGAATCCTGGGAGATATCTATGTAGTTTTGTGTtgatctccttgtgatagtgctatctcactgaaacgtACCACTGAAGtcatcaacaacaacaccattacaataaataaaccACCAAACCATTAGTCCTTTTTCTCCAATTCTTAGTACTAAAGttagaaatataatatatatgatatattaaatACCTTAGCCAGGGTActtacaataaatgtattaagtGTCCCTATCCCTATAAGCATCCCTCTCCTTTTTGAGGTCATAATTTCACTCACCAGTACCCCTCAAATTGAATGCAGTGTCAAAATATTATAGCCATGTAGGtttctttatttaatttcttttgaaaaatgatttatGGTCAActttatgtaataattttaagAAAGTCTAGTCTAAATTTGGTTTTACCAAGCCTCCTCCCCTATCCTCCTCCCCTTATTATTTTTGAAGCACCCTGGGCACTTATGAATATGGCCAAGAACTTTTTACAAACAGGTTATAGCACTAGACTTAATGCAAAATGTGTGAACAGTGGATGTTAAAACTGGAGTTAACTAAAGAGAGTTATTATAGGaagaaacaattaaaaaaaaagaagatctCAAGTCTAGCTTGTAGGTTTTTTTATATGGTACCATTTCTTGAGAGTCAAAAACCTAAATAAGTGATGATAATCTCCTAATTTGGGATTGAAATCAATAGACTTAACATTATTGCATGTGCAAAAACATTgctttttcaaaattacataattaccaTTCATGATCGATCTAGATAACAAGCTCAACCGAGTAAAATTGACCTTTGAACTTAATGGCTGAAGTTACTCTTTGATCCCACAGAAAGCTTTTCAGAAAACTTAATTTCATAGCAAGCCATTATGAAAGtgagtgtttatttttttttaaatgacaatGACAGTCTCTGTTTAAGTCCAGTAAATCACTGACTGCAAGGGTAGGTAAGTATAATTTTATTCTCTATAGAAAGTCTATAGACTATGTGTACAAAAAACATTGTGCAAAGATTCCTTAAAGATTAAGTTTACTTATAACTATAATTGTGCCTAAagctaattttttttattgtattaaaagaaatcaaattatcagcgtacaatacatataaatatagacTTTCACTTATCTATTACCATTATGCtattaaattcaaattatttatgcaAAAAATTATCTAACTGTTtaaattttttctttattattattttttcttaatttgcaaacatttttatactgtactccacaCGATTGATTTAATATTAAGATGAATGTCTAACTTTAAATATTAACCCTTTTTTAAACCAGAAAAATCTAAGAccacttttagagaaatagcccACGAAATCTATGACCACTTTTAGGGAAAGAGTGTGGTGAATGGTGATAATGCATTTCATgactgaaattcaagatggccactaTGCATGTAGTTggatatatttctttttatatccATGTAcgtaatacatgtactacagaTACAGTAGTTGGACAGAATATTGATTCTAATCAATTATTGGTTGTCTCTCAAAAGATTATAGAATAAGAAATGTAATAGATAATCAACTatcaaaggggagataactcacacTTATCATGTGAAAGTTCTATGCAAAACATAatttctatttcaatattttttttcaatatacatacatgtgattgaaaaggaaaataaactatttcaatatatttacaggAAAACTTGTCTTAGCATATGCAtccacctctgtatacagacacctgcctaataagaccacttttctatgGTCCCAAATAACCACTTTTAACATAATGCAACCTACATATAATGACCACCTAGCAATGAAGACTCTTTAGTGGTCTTTAAAGAAAGGTTTTTTTGTCATTGAAAAGGGATGAAACAACAGGCATTAAAAGCCTCTCCCAGAAACATGATGTCAAGGATATGGTTCTGTTGTGTGTTTCATTGCAGGATTTGTTTTATGcaatcattaattttttttatcttattcttattaattttgaatatcagGTTACATTACAACCAACAACCAATGCATTTACAACTGCAAACCATAATACTATACCAGCTACATGTACACAATAACCACCCTTAAATAATCAGATCTTTGAATAGGCTAATGTCCTGTAGGTCAAGATAGATCAGATATATGCTGACATTTTCTTTACATGTCGATATATCCTACATTGACTTCTATATATACCAGGATATTAACTTAGAATGTCAAACCTACAATAACAAAAGATAATACTATAAttggtattttattgtattaagGAATTAGACACACTGTGTATCTGTTTGACAAAGACTTTCCAACTTATATTCAACATAATCAGTTAATAACATAATACAACATCAATATTATGCCTCTTTAAAGAATTTGGACCTTGTCcaatatatattatctgtaCTTTGGAGTTATGAGGTCAAATAAAATGTACTGATCATGTACAAACACATGCTATAAATCTTGAATATCTgctttatataaacatatagttcgtttactatatatgtatattaactCATAAGATGTTGTTTACTAGACTATTTATGAGGATTATAAATCtgtatatttattatcaaaattttatattcTTATACAATGTAGGCAATATTATTATGGACCATATGTTCAAACTTAATCAAGCTAACTATGTTTGAATGTCAAATTTGGTCAAAGTAACAAAATACTGATACTATTTAGGTCTTTGAGTTAGAAAAAGGATTATAAGATTATCATGCAATAAACCATGCATTtcttatacaaaatacatagattaattcaaacaaagtaaataacaATTACATCTTATTCAACTGCAAGCAATAATTTTAATGAGAAtgcatgtatttattttcttttccaTAATCAATGATATGTTACTTGTTCATTTCCCCCCCTTTAATACACTCTCAAAACTaagaaactatacatgtattccTTAAAATTAAGCAACTTCTACTGTTTCATAGATCAAAGACCATGCATGAATGACTGAAATATCCGGGTCACAACAATTCCCAACAAAGTGGTGTTTACTTTTCTAAAATAAGTATTagattatacaaatgtactgtCTTTCTTGTCTAATTTCTGCAAAGCCTTACAAAATTTTATGAACAATTGAAACTTTTGTACCCAGATACTGCATGTGGATACAATATGAATTGACTAAAATTAGTATACTCTCATGACATGGGATTATTAACTTTATATGTACTTTTTTCCACCAGAACTAAACATCATTTTATGGTTTATAATTATACTCTGATTTCCAATATTCACTAGAGAACTTATCAAAGATATTGTTTTGTCATGAACTTACGTATACGCTACTTCAATACTTACACGCTCCATTGTATCTATAACCACCAAATAAATTTTCTTCTATAAATCCAGGTATATAATGATGTCGCCCAAACTTTTCACAAAATGGAGAATACATGATGATTTTAATATTCCTGATGACCCCAAACAAGTAAATTAATTGTATCGATCCATCACAATAGATGCATTAAAGCTGACAAAAGGCACTTTGATGGAGGTATCATTGTAAGTCCAAAATAGAAGGGGTCCTTGTGGCTGTGGGCCCCTCCTCAGGTTCAgctggtgtatatatatagcaagTGCCACACAAGGGCagtgtatacatttgtatagccTTCTTTAATAGCTTAGTTATTTATCATAGATCTTTGTGACCTCCACCACCGCTATTAAATCTGCTGGGCTGACAATGTTGCTATATGTAAGGCATTTTtcctgcatatatatatatacaggtagcAAATCCACACCATAGCAAACCCTCCGAAATGTCTCCAGCCAAATAGTTTATGATAACAGATATGACCGTACCGGTCTGGCATTCAAAGACGTCTTTTCATATCGAGCATGTGCTAAGTTTTCAAGCAGTCCTATTGGACATTATTGTTAGAATCTACAGTATGTACTAAAAACCGTAAAAGAAACAATACAATGAATAAGATGAATGCATGTATGTTATCCATGTATTCTACAAGGCTACTGGGGTGTCGTATTATTTTCTTTGctattatgaattttaaaagaattgtGTCACGGTACACTAACTCACTAAGTAATCCGATATTCATCAATGAACCGGCAACATTGTCAAATGAATACAGTAGATACCATGTATCAAGTTATCGACATGATTGTTTACAGTGGTTACACGTGGGTTTTGGTGGATATTACACGTTTATTTCTCAAAACTAGCCCATTATGTTAAGCAGTTATTAAATTTACCTTATCTTAGTTTTCTGTTATGCCGTTGGGAGTGCATTTTACCTTCGTTGTCATCTACAGCTGTCTATGCGTGCACCTGCCGCTTACAATCGAGCAGGTTCAGACATAAACACAAGTTTAAACTTGCTACTTCCGTTCACAAGGCGCAGAATTATTCGGAACGTTTCTAGGCCTATGGCTACTGGTGACTAAAAAAGTCCGAGATCAACAAAATTCTCAACGAACGATCAGGGTCGGTAGAATGCATGTAAAGGTGGTCTACCACGTTCTAGGATTGAAGCTTCAAATATACACCGAAAGATTTCTTTAGCGGAATTTAAATAACTTGACACGTCAACTAAGGAAGAGAAACAGTTTTGAAATCTAGAAGGTTTTTTTGGAAGGTAAGTGCATGCTAATGACACGATTCAGGATTCATGTCGATTTGGTCAAAACACTGATTTTGCATTTGATCTACAAAATTTCTAATTCGCTGTCTTCGAttgtttcaaaaacattttcaaagttcAATCAGCCTAATCTTATTCCCTCTCGCTGTCTCGGGGTATATTCATTCGTTTAATTTTTTGAATGTCTGAATGGGGCCCTACGTGATTTGAATTCGGGAAATCAAGATTTGGGAAGTCtaataaaatagaaattaaaagtTGAAACAGGTCAATGCtttgaattttgattttgggaaatttgtTACTTGATCTTGATATTTAATGTTCTCCATTTTATCAGCTTTACACTTAAGTAGGTGATTACTGAAcaaaaattatatgtttttgttatagGTTGAGTCTGCAGACATCAGAACAAAGATGAGACAACTTAAAGGAAAAGTAAAGGAGAGTAAAAAGGAGCGAAGAGAAAGAAGAGAAGACAATGTAAAGAACAGAGACAGATTATTCTCCGTGGTTATTCCAACCTTAGCTGTTCTAGCAGCCATCATCACTGTCTATGTCTTTATCAACTCACGGCCATCTTCAACGTGATCAacaattttaaatgaatgttgatGATACACAATGAGATCAACACTGACCTTTGGGCTGGCATCCTGATGTGACTGTGGCTTTCCTTTGGTGCTGATTGAACAATGAGGAGGATATGGATGGACAGCATTATATTTTATTGCCTATCATGAATATGGGAAACCTTCATTCTGGCAGCATTATGCCTGGATAATAACTCATAACTTTATGTCTATATTGATTATTCTCACGTTACatgttattttctttgtgttCAAGATTAACttactttgtttttatttacctgattatttactttttttaatgcaagaaatatttttaaaaagaattgTCAACCAATATTCAGAAAATAGATCAAGCATTATATAGGTataataaataacttttaaattacaaaaagtaTCAAGATATCAAGCATGGCTATCTTTAACGTCtgatattcataaatatttttttacattaataaattattttctacttttatataaaatcttCATATTTTCCCTTGAtcgaaaatatgtttttgttcatattaaaGATGCAAGATGAAATTATAacttaaaaaattataaaaagtttttcttattttatcttttataataaatacatttctCCAGGCATAAatgcattttcatttaaaacttaatttgaaacttttcaatgggtcatatattctttttactcaatattttgtatgatttaagttattttaaaatgatatctatgttttgcttttatataattatatatatgtgacaaTTAAGACTGGTAATTAACCCACCTGGCATGGCTGTTGCAGTTCAATAAAAGAAATTATTCCATCATcctataaataaaaaatactcgCGACTCATGCTCATTTTGTTTGCTGGTCCTCAGATATTATGATAGGATTAGGTTGATGACATTGAATGAATGTTTAATAAGTGTATAATGTTAGTTCTGTTCCCTGTGTTATTATCTTGTTAAAGTTTAAAGTATTaagtttgtacaatgtaacatgtttggaattttgtatttttgttcaTCACGAAATAAAAAGGTTGTTGGATTGGTAATAGAAATTTTTCTCCTTTTAAATTTGTGGGAAATTGAGAGTGCAGTATCCACATTTAGTTTGACATCATTTTCAAATCGGgttttaaattgttttgatGTCTCTTTGTGCAACAATTTATGCATCACATGAGACAGGGCAGTTTGGTTCTTTAACGAACATCGGTCAGATTCTTTTTGACCGATTAAAATGAGCCACTTTTACTTtttaacatgaatataccgcagcctccgaAATCATAGACATTAATTATGCACAAAGGGGAGGTCCTTAAATGATCCCTGGCTAGAACATTAAATgtataaaccaaaccaaacccaGAAGTATCAAAAATTGGAGAATAGCAATGTTGACAAGTTTGTTGTTGCCCCACtggtgatgtacatgtataccccAATACAGATCATGAAGTCAAAGATGACCTGATGGAGATCAGAATTACAACAAGAGACCAGAGGGATCTTTGCAAAGAATGATCTaagagaaatagctgtaacaaccTTCAAccaacaaaatccaagatggcggctggtcatcacaagaattgttaacggacagataaaaggcgatttgaatagcccacaaTCTTTTTATTTTCGTGCATATAATATTTGGTGTCTTGGTCAATTTCtgaaatacattacacaggtaaTTGATGATCAAGGTCTTTTAAGTATATTTACAATTTGAAATTACACTTTTAAATAACTATTTCTGAAACATTTGAGATTTCTTGCTATTGaatgatataaaaaattataactCATAAAAAGTGTTACCACACAACAAGAATTTCCTGCTCACCTCTACATAGTTTTAAAAGTTGACAGTTACAAGCGGTTTTCTCTCTTAAAACTCAGGTTTTCTTCCATGTCCCACagacctggcacatccttaaatagCCCAGATATTATaggatgtaaacaaacaaataacataAGAGAtagaaaaggggaaaaaagGACAGAAAATGGATATCACTTCACAgatctatacaaatgtatacatagtgcaagcatgacacatggaaaaacatgtataaatagctatttcatttcaatttaaaatatggaCAAACTGCCTGGGGTTTGCAAGTTCCACTAGTTTTAACCATTTTTGCCAATCTTTATTGACCAATGAGAGCCTGTATTTGACATATCAGACCACCCTAGGTTGGTAGCAGTAGTTTCAAAGTTGATCACCGTTAATCACCAATTTTCATAGTAAGAATTTTCTtccaatttatttaaaaaatatggaaaTCTTTACAATGCTTATTGAATATGGCATATTTTGTAGCAAGTaagcaaacaaaacaaatgagaACAATGATAATCAAAGCATATTTATTATCAATCATGTcctttatataaacatacaggATATCACAtattatgatgatgattttttttagatcATCTCTCTTTACAGTCACTCTTGATCAGAGTACaacaatgtaacaaatacaaataccacccttaaacagaaatatattgtttattttatcctGAAATAAGCTCCCAATCCAATAGTGGAAATTATATCAATTGAAGCTGGTAAACTTGTATGTCATTGGATAAGGCTAAGGCcgaaaaaatgtctgtttagagttacattggcaaaaaaaatcgGGTCTGTAGGTTgggatgtttttgtttttttttgtcttttttttttagagtcttccactctaaaataatggctagaaccggagtctgagattaAAATAGCGACTCTAATTAATtggtagaaaagtggaaaaaaagtAGGGTCTGTCGGATAATCCTAAACCGACacatttttttggcctaattaGAAAATTCATGATTAGGTAAAATCATATTAGAATGGTCTAAATATGAGGACAGAGACTTAAATAGAAAGTTATGCACTCCATACAAAAACTGCAGTCatacacggttatataacttTGTATGCATTCTCTCCCTTTATCACACTGAAATCTGGGTCGTTTTCGTTAATTCGGAACAACCAGTTGGACCGTTGGTTacagtcattatttcaagtatataATCTTGACGGACcagcagtttttgatacaggcctgtaaagggctttgtcaaggctcgtctgaaaacaatataaaatcagtaAGTCCGTCTTTTATTCATAAATGAACAACttggtccaaccagtcaaactgtATAATTGAAAACGGCCCTATTTTGACATCATGTACATTTTAACATGAAATGCAAATGACTTTACAACAGAAAAATTTATGGTACAGTACTGCCAGTGTTTTAACTAAGATGTACATGGATATGAACACAACTTCATTAATTTCTTCAGCCATATTTCTAACCCATATTTTATTGCACCTAGAGAatcattgtattatacatatgaaGTACAACAAGTATTCTTCATTAAAAATACAATTGTATTCTCCAAGACCATGGTATATATTGGAATTAAAAATGAACACTTTTAAACCATTCACATTATCGTCAGTGACCCAAGGTCGTACTACACTATGCTACACTTATCAACCATGGAATTCAGATGATGCATTCACGCAAGAATCCTCAAAATAAATTATCGGTAAATATGATTCTAGTCAATAcactttaaaaatcaaattaattgttGTTCAGGTCTGTAAGAGgaatcaatctaattaaaatttgacTTGTAATTtcgctccactacgatgctctatGATATGCTCCAATACAAAATCAGCATGTCAACATCAGCATGTCTCCTCTCGCTAGCCTATACATGTGTTGCCTACGAAATCTTCAGTATGGTTGATTCACTCTGAAGTATAAACGGCTAACAGTACGTCTCGAGATTTTCTAATTCTAGGCCAGGGGTCATGCCGAGGTGACTCCGAAcgggagttgttagatcttgtattggagcgtatcatagagtatcgtagtggagcggaattacaaatcaaattttaataaaattgttggaggaatgtaattataaatgtacACATCTGAAACTGGCTACTATTggctaaagggagataaccattATGTTGGAATTCAAATAGTGCCAACAATTGTACAAAACTTTTCATCATTCGTAATGCAACATCCATCCTTagtttttatatacaaaatgaaataagataTACCGTACAATTTGGCAACAATATGGTCGCTTCAAACACTAGAGCACTCAATTCTCACACATATGTTATACAAAGTCATTTCCTATCATCTAATCCTGCCCCCACTCCATTCATCCataattttgaacaaaataaatataataatgccATAATATTCATTTGATGTTTCGTACAATTCGGCGACAGTATGGTGATTTCATCTCTTGAAGAGCCTCATCGAGTACTTTAGTAAGATGAACAAGGTTAACTGGATCTGTCTGTAAAAGTTTTGTTTCTCTCTCGCCTGCATCGTCAATATGGAGTTTAAATGTCACCACTGGTGTTGTCTGTCGCCGTAAAGAGCGGCTTGCGAGctgtaacaaaattttatatCATGAATTACAGTCTTAtagtgatgttttttttctactttCTTTAAGACCTTTTAGATGACACAATATGTAAAAGTTAGATCTTCAGTATGATGCAagtttatttttagataattgtGCTACAGTAGTTAGAAATTCTTTTAAAAGTTTTGAACTTATTTCTTGTGTCTTCAAATAAAGTACTTTCATTTTAAAACttgttattttcaaacataaatTCAACAACTTTATTTGAAGACAATCCTGAGGGAATAGTTAAAAGGGAAAACTTTTAAAGTAATTTCTAACTACTATAGCTTCAAATAAAGTTGTGGAatttatgtttgaaaataacaaGTTTTAAAATGAAAGTTAAGGTTTTGTATCATATAAAGTCTTAGATCAAATTTACCTGAACTTCAAAACGCCACTCCAGATTCTGGTAATGAGGCAAGTCCATGGACATTTCAGACATTATAGCCCGGATCTCACGCCGGTTTTGTAGGTAAAGTTCCAGTAAGGTTTGTCTCATCTCATCAGAGAACCCAAGTGTCAAAATAGAGTCCTGGAAATCTAtctcatttaactgtaaaacaataatctctgtatattatcatttgttCCAAAAgtttctaaaatattgaaatgagGAATAACATTGAGTTTTATAATTGTGGTCTCAACAAATGGCTCTTTGATTACAAGGTTTCAATGTAGAGGAGATAATCTAGCTATCAACAAATAGTATTTCAATCTAGAGGAGATATTCTAGCTATCAACAATTATAATGTTtaaatcaggggagataatctagctaTCAATAAATAGCCCTTGCATTACAAGGTTTCAatctaggggagataacctagcTATCAACAAATAGCTCTTACATTACAAGAtttctaagggagataatcgttCTATTGACAAATAGCTCTTTGACTACAGGGTTTCAATCTAGGGGGAGATATTCTAGCTATCGACAAATAGCTCTTACATTACAAGAtttctaagggagataatctaactATTGACAAATAGCTCTTTGACTACGGGGTTTCAATCTaggggggagataatctactaTCGACAAATAATTGCTTGATTATAATGTTCCAATCCAGGGAGATATCTAGCTATTCAGATATCTATCTATCAACAAATAGCTCTTCAATTACAAGGATTCAATCTAGAGGGAGATAATCCATATTAGAAGTAGTTTCAGATCTGGTAGGCAATCAACTTAATACATATGATCTGttcaagatgctccaccactgacaaatggtattttttcactatcaaaaacagaagcagatgattagtatttttctttagttacaaaagttacttactttacaccattaccgccattgaacagtttgagcttctaatttttactttaagttaaaaatatgaaaaataattaattgcatcccgaaaaaattttgTGGCAttatatatcctatatggaatgaagtactgattgcgcatgcaccaaagtcaaaataaattattttaatattattttctgtaataattagacatatacacgattaaacacctattattgttcaaatgatgaatatcgtttatgctctgtcagcggtggagcatctttaaatgataaGTAGACCTACCATAAGTTTAGAACTCTCTGTTAACAGGTACATTAGCCCCTCTACTCCATGTTGTACTGTCTCTACATCAACCTTGAGTTTTTCTAcagaacaaaaagaaaatgtctcaaatacatgttgtacctATGATGATTCCAGATATTGGCACCGCGAGTATAGAGAAATTTGAGTTGTATTATACTTACGAAAGTTGTATTATACTCACGGGCAGCACCCTGGTAGATTTTACGATTGGAACCTTTCCTAATAAACTCCATGCTGATCTTGCAAAATTCACGCACAACTGCAATGAAAAATTGGCAACTTTCACAATTTTATATTcctttcattatatactgtaattaTATGGACCACAAATTAAACCAAATGGACTTCAATACTGTCTGGTTACTGATGATTGACCTAGTCCAATGCCATTTCATCCTTGCTATGTAAGTCTTTACCCCCAAAAGACACAACTCCTCATAAGTTTGTATGACCCCTGTTAAGCATATACTCCCAATGCTTCAAATATGGCtagaaaattttgtttattttgtaacaGGACAATCGTATCCAACCTCAGACCTTCAGAAACATATAGACTCTATTGACAGGTCAATGATGATTGATGCAGTACAATTCCCAGGACAAGTAATGAATGTTTTTCCTTACATGTCCTTTCCAATTTACTAACTGATTTTTATAGCATTTTAAAAGAAGTAATGTTGAGTTTTTACAGACAAAATAAGTTACATAAAACTCTATAtctat
It encodes:
- the LOC138307813 gene encoding COMM domain-containing protein 2-like, with protein sequence MLLIFDDNHKEHLSFLTDTETDVVREFCKISMEFIRKGSNRKIYQGAAQKLKVDVETVQHGVEGLMYLLTESSKLMLNEIDFQDSILTLGFSDEMRQTLLELYLQNRREIRAIMSEMSMDLPHYQNLEWRFEVQLASRSLRRQTTPVVTFKLHIDDAGERETKLLQTDPVNLVHLTKVLDEALQEMKSPYCRRIVRNIK